One window from the genome of Oryza glaberrima chromosome 3, OglaRS2, whole genome shotgun sequence encodes:
- the LOC127766279 gene encoding uncharacterized protein LOC127766279, with amino-acid sequence MDLDKSTSTSASLKKLQEEGALPGRGTMEREPGGLNSTTVERRVGQVIVSSPMTASNVPAPLCEKGVAEREAAINALPLPDVIGPLVDHQAAASLKEGVAQEASDVAIAAAAATTSGGNVLRKGRKFSSVLGNRRKTPTPLASDASPPPPRRQRLVTLGEK; translated from the exons ATGGACCTCGACAAGTCCACTTCCACCAGCGCGTCCctgaagaagttgcaggagGAAGGCGCTCTCCCCGGTCGTgggaccatggagagggaaccaggag GTTTGAACAGCACAACTGTGGAGCGCCGTGTCGGCCAGGTGATTGTCAGCAGCCCCATGacggcgagcaacgtccccgCCCCTCTTTGTGAGAAAGGGGTGGCTGAGCGTGAAGCTGCAATCAAC gctctccctctgCCTGACGTCATTGGGCCGCTTGTGGACCACCAGGCGGCGGCTTCGTTGAAGGAGGGTGTCGCCCAGGAGGCGTCCGACGtggccattgctgctgctgctgccacgacCAGTGGCGGCAATGTTCTGAGGAAAGGGAGGAAGTTTTCCTCCGTGCTCGGCAACCGCCGGAAAACGCCCACCCCATTG GCCTCGGATGCGTCTCCCCCACCTCCGCGACGGCAGAGGCTGGTGAcacttggcgagaagtaa